A single region of the Saprospiraceae bacterium genome encodes:
- a CDS encoding GNAT family N-acetyltransferase has protein sequence MKMKGNIELREMRKTDCKEISESFHKQGWTKPISLYEQYLDFQKTGKRDIIIAELNQGFAGYLTIKWKSDYKPFRMKKIPEIVDFNVLKKYQRLGIGTKLMDEAEKRIKKVSNIAGIGFGVYKDYGAAQLLYINRGYKPDGNGLVKDSIPLKYGEVITIDDSIVFCLTKKL, from the coding sequence ATGAAAATGAAAGGAAATATCGAATTGAGAGAAATGAGAAAAACAGATTGCAAAGAAATAAGTGAATCCTTTCACAAACAAGGTTGGACTAAACCAATTTCACTATACGAGCAATATTTAGATTTCCAAAAAACAGGAAAAAGAGATATTATTATTGCAGAATTGAATCAGGGATTTGCAGGCTACCTTACGATAAAGTGGAAATCTGATTATAAGCCTTTTCGAATGAAGAAAATCCCCGAAATTGTAGATTTTAATGTACTCAAAAAATATCAAAGACTTGGGATTGGAACAAAGCTAATGGATGAAGCAGAAAAAAGAATAAAAAAAGTATCCAACATTGCGGGAATTGGATTTGGTGTTTATAAAGATTATGGTGCTGCACAATTACTATATATTAACAGGGGATACAAACCAGACGGAAACGGGTTAGTTAAAGATTCAATTCCTTTGAAATATGGTGAAGTCATAACAATTGATGATAGTATTGTATTTTGCCTTACCAAGAAACTATAA
- a CDS encoding DNA/RNA non-specific endonuclease — protein sequence MKTYSTLKGGVTLLLLLGFIYAPFMLSSQSLDEKVEQLDASFRQQRLTLEDLKLEQIERDLKKNGLPKRAANEEVISHPGFWLSYSETHEQPLWVAHMILPEINEYCAPRSDRFLQDSTLQNLSASNEPYADQKPKKYDRGHMAPAADFRWSPKAMDASFYFSNISPQKSTFNQNFWAQLEVFVRDYVRYYESPLYVVTGPVLKGQMDQLENAEKTEKVSIPSAYFKVLMDLKRNRAIGFLVPQTATSRSKPSKYAMKIDDIEKETGIDFFASFRKKMEDDLESQLDYEIWDVGINPAEATPVTMTPSDNEKGIFNTLQAVAHKGEAIKVVGKVISVTQSDDGTIRLALDKNYSKGKCSISIEGVPWSLDATLPYRDFRGLTVVADGTVKNGAFGRVDVIISGVGDIQLWNR from the coding sequence ATGAAAACCTACTCAACATTAAAAGGAGGAGTAACCCTACTTTTGCTGCTTGGCTTTATCTACGCGCCATTTATGCTTTCCAGCCAGTCCCTGGATGAAAAGGTCGAACAATTGGACGCATCCTTTAGGCAGCAGCGCCTTACCCTGGAAGATTTGAAATTGGAACAAATAGAACGTGATTTAAAGAAGAATGGTTTACCCAAACGGGCGGCAAATGAAGAGGTCATTTCACATCCAGGCTTTTGGCTGTCTTATTCCGAAACGCATGAACAGCCGCTGTGGGTGGCCCATATGATTTTACCTGAAATCAATGAATACTGCGCCCCTCGATCAGACCGTTTTTTACAAGATTCTACCCTGCAAAACTTATCTGCCAGCAATGAGCCCTACGCTGATCAGAAGCCCAAAAAATACGATCGGGGACACATGGCACCCGCCGCTGATTTCCGCTGGTCCCCCAAAGCAATGGATGCGTCCTTTTATTTTTCTAATATCTCTCCGCAAAAGTCAACTTTCAACCAAAATTTTTGGGCCCAACTAGAGGTCTTTGTGCGGGATTACGTACGCTATTACGAATCACCCCTTTATGTCGTAACAGGGCCTGTACTAAAAGGGCAGATGGATCAATTGGAAAATGCTGAAAAAACGGAAAAGGTATCAATCCCATCAGCGTATTTCAAAGTATTGATGGACTTAAAGCGCAATAGAGCGATTGGCTTTTTGGTGCCTCAAACGGCCACCAGTCGGAGCAAGCCCTCAAAATATGCCATGAAAATTGATGATATAGAAAAGGAAACGGGGATAGACTTTTTTGCTTCCTTTCGCAAAAAAATGGAAGATGATCTGGAAAGTCAGCTCGATTATGAAATATGGGATGTAGGTATAAACCCAGCTGAAGCGACACCTGTTACAATGACTCCCAGTGATAATGAAAAGGGGATTTTTAATACTTTGCAAGCGGTGGCACACAAAGGAGAGGCGATAAAAGTGGTCGGAAAAGTGATCTCCGTTACTCAATCCGATGATGGTACGATTCGCCTGGCCTTAGACAAAAATTACTCAAAAGGTAAGTGTTCTATAAGCATTGAGGGGGTGCCTTGGTCGCTTGATGCCACCTTGCCCTATCGCGATTTTCGTGGCCTAACCGTGGTCGCAGATGGTACGGTGAAGAATGGCGCTTTTGGTCGGGTAGATGTGATCATTTCTGGGGTTGGCGATATACAATTGTGGAATAGGTAA
- a CDS encoding GNAT family N-acetyltransferase, whose translation MIRTLNENDVTAFINIRSDALKISPRSFGSDPVPLIEMDVQTTQKDLKAKNESNFILGYFEKEELAGMLGFIRHQRMKTRHSAFIWGVFVYPAHRGKGIGKALLTACLNKASQLEGLEKVTLSVTHVSLAAMHLYEQMGFEPYARENNALKWEGESLDEIFMEKRL comes from the coding sequence ATGATTAGAACACTGAATGAAAATGATGTAACAGCCTTCATCAATATCCGAAGTGATGCTTTAAAGATAAGCCCGCGTTCTTTCGGTTCGGACCCGGTTCCGCTGATAGAAATGGATGTACAAACGACACAAAAAGATTTAAAAGCAAAAAATGAAAGTAATTTTATTTTAGGCTATTTTGAAAAGGAGGAATTGGCTGGGATGTTGGGCTTCATTCGCCACCAACGGATGAAAACCAGGCACAGCGCCTTTATTTGGGGGGTCTTTGTTTATCCAGCACACCGGGGTAAAGGGATTGGGAAGGCTTTACTAACAGCGTGTCTGAACAAAGCTAGTCAATTGGAAGGCCTTGAAAAAGTAACCTTATCGGTCACCCATGTTTCTTTAGCAGCCATGCATTTATACGAGCAGATGGGATTCGAACCCTATGCCAGGGAAAACAATGCGCTAAAGTGGGAAGGGGAATCACTGGATGAGATTTTCATGGAAAAACGGCTGTAA
- a CDS encoding GldM family protein, which yields MEVGKRLLSILIILIGSFSMTYGQSGKPMKSIISIENQYLIVGVDNPIRIVAQQKEPVAISQLSANFQVYDSKKVPIEIVEGKGYFIIRPDTIGWVEINITIGDTIETKTLRVKPIEAVGRLSKYGANTDEKIGIGEFEAQMGIIASVECCGFDAKCNVLGFQTIRINNRNQVERRINKGGRFEEATREIIMKAESGDIYIFRQIKYKCPGSEKPQRLDDMIFEIE from the coding sequence ATGGAAGTCGGTAAAAGATTGCTATCAATTTTAATCATTTTGATTGGAAGTTTTTCGATGACTTACGGGCAATCAGGAAAACCTATGAAGTCAATTATCTCGATTGAAAATCAGTATTTGATAGTAGGAGTTGATAATCCAATTAGAATAGTTGCACAGCAAAAAGAACCAGTTGCAATCAGTCAATTAAGTGCCAACTTCCAAGTATATGATTCCAAAAAAGTGCCTATTGAGATTGTAGAAGGAAAAGGATATTTTATAATTCGACCTGATACGATTGGGTGGGTTGAAATAAATATTACTATCGGAGACACAATCGAGACAAAGACATTAAGAGTGAAACCAATCGAAGCAGTTGGGCGCCTGAGTAAATACGGAGCAAATACTGATGAAAAAATTGGCATTGGAGAATTCGAAGCACAAATGGGAATAATCGCCAGCGTCGAATGTTGTGGATTTGATGCGAAATGTAATGTATTAGGATTCCAAACAATCCGAATTAACAATCGAAATCAAGTTGAAAGAAGAATAAACAAAGGAGGTAGATTTGAAGAGGCGACAAGAGAAATAATAATGAAGGCTGAATCGGGAGATATTTATATTTTTCGACAAATAAAATATAAATGCCCAGGTTCAGAAAAGCCTCAAAGACTTGACGATATGATTTTCGAAATTGAATAA
- a CDS encoding dihydrofolate reductase family protein, with protein sequence MSKKNSVFIATSLDGYIADKNGGLDWLHSIPNPDNNDMGYVEFTNGIDALVMGRTTFETVIGFDVPWPYTKPVFVLSNKLKEIPDSHKDKAFLVKGTLTEILEQIHKKGYQRLYIDGGTTIRSFLKADLIDEMILTTIPVLLGGGASLFGELPNELKFELIGTKTFLNQVSQRHYKRKK encoded by the coding sequence ATGAGTAAAAAGAATAGCGTATTTATTGCGACAAGTTTAGACGGCTATATAGCTGACAAAAATGGTGGACTTGATTGGTTACATTCTATTCCAAATCCTGATAATAATGATATGGGATATGTGGAATTCACTAATGGAATTGATGCACTTGTTATGGGACGAACAACATTTGAAACTGTAATCGGATTTGATGTTCCTTGGCCATATACCAAACCTGTTTTTGTGTTGAGTAACAAACTGAAAGAAATCCCTGATTCTCACAAAGACAAAGCTTTTTTAGTCAAAGGAACTTTAACGGAAATTTTAGAGCAAATTCATAAGAAAGGGTATCAAAGATTATACATTGATGGTGGAACAACAATCAGGAGTTTTTTAAAAGCAGACTTGATTGATGAAATGATACTGACAACTATTCCAGTTTTATTAGGTGGTGGTGCTTCATTGTTTGGAGAATTGCCAAACGAACTGAAATTTGAACTAATTGGAACAAAAACATTTCTAAATCAAGTATCACAGAGACACTATAAACGAAAAAAATAA
- a CDS encoding NADAR family protein: MRETDKLYLFWKHQFGQWTIREIVDVDGVVYNCCEQFMMYKKAALFKDVDTARKILEEREPSNQQKLGREINGFIPEMWDRHKVGIVWYGNYLKFSQHEDLKNRLLATGNRTMAEASPYDLIWGIGLRSSDDLALDERNWKGQNLLGKVLMSVRGALKFEEK, translated from the coding sequence ATGCGAGAGACAGATAAATTATATTTATTTTGGAAACATCAATTCGGGCAATGGACGATTAGAGAAATAGTAGACGTAGACGGAGTGGTATATAATTGCTGCGAGCAATTTATGATGTATAAAAAGGCAGCGTTGTTTAAGGATGTCGATACTGCCAGAAAGATTTTGGAGGAAAGAGAGCCAAGTAATCAACAGAAATTAGGTAGAGAAATTAACGGTTTTATTCCAGAAATGTGGGATAGGCATAAAGTAGGAATAGTTTGGTATGGGAATTATTTAAAATTTAGTCAGCACGAAGATTTAAAAAATAGGCTATTGGCTACGGGAAATAGAACAATGGCAGAAGCTTCTCCTTACGATTTGATTTGGGGTATAGGATTGAGATCGAGTGATGATTTGGCATTAGATGAAAGAAATTGGAAAGGACAAAATCTTCTAGGAAAGGTTTTGATGTCAGTAAGGGGGGCATTGAAATTTGAAGAAAAATGA
- a CDS encoding tyrosine-type recombinase/integrase yields MDRRKIKNEAQQSLRHSFATHLLEAGVDIRYIQELLGHNHLDTMVIYTHAAQNRLSVIVSPLDQISVKLVYPQ; encoded by the coding sequence ATTGATAGAAGAAAAATAAAAAACGAGGCACAACAAAGCCTTCGACATTCATTTGCGACGCATTTGCTGGAGGCGGGGGTTGATATCAGATACATTCAAGAACTGCTGGGGCATAACCATTTAGATACGATGGTTATTTATACGCATGCGGCTCAAAATAGGTTGAGTGTAATAGTTAGTCCGTTGGATCAAATAAGTGTAAAACTGGTGTATCCGCAATAG
- a CDS encoding sulfatase-like hydrolase/transferase, translating to MKKVFYIIIPLVLFFSCNSNKTKKRPNIILIFIDDMGWADLSCFGNEDAQTPNIDKLASEGVSFEQFYVNSPICSPSRVAISTGTYPQRWNITSYLAHRKNNRERGMANWLDPSAPMLARSLNNAGYATGHFGKWHMGGQRDVADAPKIAEYGFDQSLTNFEGIGPKLLPLTIDETGKVGRIWQEAENLGSPFYWMQRSEITTGFIDSAIVFMDEAIERQKPFYVNIWPDDVHSPYWPSFEQYGIAKEVGKRGLYLAVLEEMDKQFGKLFEYIQNNEALRNNTLVLLCSDNGPEKGAGQAGQFKGYKTHLYEGGIRSSLIVWGPGFIDEKSRGTRNKESIFSAIDVKPSLMQFAGIDDSENSLCDGENLIETMLGQTMASRKAPVFYTRPPDRKNYYGFDNLPDLAMRNGNWKLLCDYDGSRPELYNIVDDPGESYNLANERKEIVEEMTKQLVAWYQSMPILAVEENATLNH from the coding sequence ATGAAAAAGGTATTTTACATAATAATCCCACTTGTATTATTTTTTTCCTGTAACAGTAACAAAACAAAAAAACGGCCAAATATCATTCTGATTTTTATCGATGATATGGGATGGGCAGATCTGTCTTGTTTCGGAAACGAAGATGCGCAAACCCCCAACATCGACAAGCTGGCTTCCGAAGGCGTAAGCTTCGAACAGTTTTATGTGAATTCACCCATTTGTTCGCCTTCGCGTGTTGCTATATCAACGGGTACCTACCCGCAGCGTTGGAATATTACCTCGTACCTGGCACATCGCAAAAATAATCGTGAACGTGGCATGGCTAACTGGCTTGATCCTTCGGCACCTATGCTGGCGCGCAGCCTAAACAATGCCGGCTACGCTACCGGGCATTTTGGGAAATGGCATATGGGCGGACAGCGCGATGTTGCTGATGCACCCAAAATTGCTGAATATGGGTTCGATCAGTCGTTAACCAACTTTGAAGGTATAGGACCCAAATTGTTGCCACTTACCATTGATGAAACCGGTAAGGTGGGGCGAATTTGGCAAGAGGCCGAAAATTTGGGCAGTCCCTTTTATTGGATGCAGCGTTCGGAAATAACCACCGGGTTTATCGACTCAGCCATTGTGTTTATGGATGAAGCAATAGAGCGTCAAAAGCCTTTTTATGTAAACATTTGGCCCGATGATGTCCACAGCCCCTATTGGCCGTCTTTCGAGCAATATGGTATAGCGAAAGAGGTTGGTAAACGCGGATTGTACCTTGCAGTTCTGGAGGAAATGGACAAGCAGTTCGGGAAGCTTTTCGAATACATTCAAAATAATGAAGCGTTAAGAAACAATACCCTGGTTCTGTTATGTTCTGATAACGGCCCCGAAAAGGGAGCCGGACAGGCAGGGCAATTTAAAGGGTATAAAACCCACCTTTACGAAGGAGGCATACGTTCTTCGTTAATTGTTTGGGGACCAGGTTTTATTGATGAAAAATCACGGGGTACACGAAACAAAGAATCGATTTTCTCTGCCATCGATGTAAAACCTTCGCTCATGCAATTTGCAGGGATTGATGATTCAGAAAATTCCTTATGCGATGGGGAAAACCTTATAGAAACAATGCTAGGACAAACTATGGCATCCCGCAAGGCTCCCGTTTTTTACACCAGGCCACCCGACAGAAAGAACTACTATGGTTTTGATAACCTGCCCGATTTGGCCATGCGCAATGGCAACTGGAAACTCCTTTGCGATTACGACGGAAGCAGGCCCGAACTATATAATATTGTAGACGACCCCGGCGAATCATACAACTTGGCCAACGAACGCAAAGAAATAGTTGAAGAAATGACAAAACAGCTTGTTGCATGGTATCAGTCAATGCCTATTTTAGCGGTAGAAGAAAACGCAACTTTAAACCATTAA
- a CDS encoding GrpB family protein, translating into MEIPINFEKGRPIIVIPYQERWPAEFQRIATDLQQSLGDLALRIDHIGSTSVPGLAAKDVIDIQITVADLNDPQIPVRLTANGYTRFSTEYRDVFVGMDDASPQLEKRMVQAKAGDRRAHIHIRELGRFNQRYPLLFRDYLRASAVTRLSYALIKERLAQLFPESSEGYYFIKDPLMDLMYEAAEQWARLTNWAP; encoded by the coding sequence ATGGAAATTCCAATAAATTTCGAAAAAGGCCGTCCCATTATCGTTATTCCTTACCAGGAACGGTGGCCAGCAGAATTTCAGCGTATTGCGACGGACCTCCAACAGTCGCTTGGCGATCTGGCCCTTCGCATCGACCACATCGGCTCCACTTCCGTCCCCGGCTTGGCGGCCAAGGATGTGATTGATATCCAAATCACGGTAGCAGACCTAAATGATCCACAAATTCCAGTGCGCCTGACAGCTAATGGCTACACTCGCTTTTCTACTGAATATCGCGATGTGTTCGTCGGAATGGATGATGCTTCGCCTCAACTCGAAAAGCGAATGGTGCAAGCTAAAGCGGGAGATAGACGGGCCCATATCCACATTCGGGAACTGGGGCGTTTCAACCAGCGCTATCCGTTGTTGTTTCGCGACTACTTGCGCGCTTCGGCGGTGACCCGCTTGTCGTATGCCCTTATCAAGGAACGCCTGGCCCAACTTTTTCCTGAAAGCTCGGAAGGTTATTATTTTATCAAAGACCCACTCATGGACTTGATGTATGAGGCGGCAGAGCAGTGGGCAAGGCTGACAAATTGGGCACCGTAG
- a CDS encoding GNAT family N-acetyltransferase has protein sequence MNITIKQTKDIEQAKIIDLYESVHWSSAKKPDKLYQALRHSHSLVTAWDGDRLIGLGNAISDGFLVVYYAHLVVHPDYQGQGIGGKIVETFKQQYGDFHQQVLVADGRSIAFYEKCGFERAGQTQSMWIYQGDEH, from the coding sequence ATGAATATTACCATCAAACAAACGAAAGACATCGAACAAGCGAAGATCATCGATCTCTACGAATCCGTCCATTGGTCCTCGGCTAAGAAACCCGACAAATTATACCAGGCTTTGCGCCATTCGCATTCGCTGGTCACCGCCTGGGACGGAGATCGACTCATCGGCCTCGGCAACGCCATTTCTGATGGATTTCTGGTAGTGTACTATGCTCATTTAGTCGTGCACCCTGACTACCAGGGCCAAGGCATCGGCGGGAAGATCGTAGAGACATTCAAACAGCAATACGGCGATTTTCACCAGCAGGTACTGGTCGCTGACGGGAGGTCTATAGCCTTTTATGAAAAGTGCGGTTTTGAACGAGCGGGTCAGACACAGTCGATGTGGATTTACCAAGGAGATGAACATTAA
- a CDS encoding DUF6434 domain-containing protein — MKMESRPNLNKEISVKDFKDFYWLKEELLQFCRTEGLKTNGGKIEISERIIYYLKTGLTELGQVNKKIKKTKSDFDWQSEKLLLETKITDNYKNTENVRKFFEQEIGEHFKFNVRFMNWIKINSGKTLQEAIEEWKRIKSEIKTTTKPKEIAPQFEYNTYLRDFLVDNPNAKREVGIKLWKIKKSLRGDNKYTKSDLKLIEEK; from the coding sequence ATGAAAATGGAAAGCAGACCAAATCTGAATAAAGAAATATCGGTTAAAGATTTTAAAGACTTCTATTGGCTAAAAGAAGAATTGCTTCAATTTTGCAGAACTGAAGGTTTAAAAACGAATGGAGGAAAAATTGAAATTAGTGAAAGGATAATATATTATCTCAAGACGGGTCTAACGGAACTGGGACAGGTAAACAAAAAGATAAAAAAAACTAAATCAGATTTTGATTGGCAAAGCGAAAAATTGTTGCTCGAAACAAAAATTACTGATAATTATAAAAATACGGAAAATGTCAGAAAATTCTTTGAGCAGGAAATAGGTGAACATTTCAAATTCAATGTGAGATTTATGAATTGGATCAAAATTAATTCTGGAAAAACATTGCAAGAAGCGATTGAAGAATGGAAACGAATTAAATCCGAAATAAAAACCACAACAAAACCGAAAGAGATTGCACCACAATTTGAATATAATACTTATCTAAGAGACTTTTTAGTAGATAATCCAAACGCCAAAAGAGAAGTAGGAATTAAATTGTGGAAGATAAAGAAATCGTTGCGAGGAGATAACAAATACACAAAGAGTGATTTAAAATTGATAGAAGAAAAATAA
- a CDS encoding DUF3137 domain-containing protein yields the protein MKENKIKILHKVRPKLADLERQRKEMLTIQKKKEANIFLLAIVSLALVLVCGGLLGGIQVVLFGAVVVIVGAYHYLEQLKIPLRQNLQQSIGDIITEAIGSQWTYNADQHIPAYHFEKLGLTSKFNSIHGENLIHGLHGDTSFSFSYLDLSNDSKDNSNTVFKGILVVADFHKALKGKTLIFPDKAQRTLGSWLGKKVQEFGWKGLGLVYLEDPVFEEAFAVYASDQVEARYILTPSMMNNLLTLHKKYGENLSFFFTDGKVCIAIKNIESFEQDLSFPIFPDGTFHHFFQPIEIVTEIIDILNLNTRIWAKS from the coding sequence ATGAAAGAAAATAAAATTAAAATCTTACATAAAGTTCGCCCAAAATTAGCTGATTTAGAACGTCAACGAAAAGAAATGTTGACTATCCAAAAAAAGAAAGAAGCTAACATTTTTTTACTGGCTATTGTAAGTTTAGCATTGGTCTTGGTTTGTGGTGGACTATTAGGTGGAATCCAAGTTGTTTTGTTTGGGGCGGTAGTTGTTATTGTTGGGGCTTATCATTATCTAGAACAATTGAAGATACCATTAAGGCAAAATTTGCAACAAAGCATAGGCGATATTATCACAGAGGCTATCGGCTCCCAATGGACATATAATGCGGACCAACACATCCCTGCTTATCATTTTGAAAAACTAGGTTTAACCAGCAAATTTAACAGCATCCACGGAGAAAACCTTATTCATGGGTTGCATGGGGATACTTCTTTTTCCTTTTCTTATTTGGATTTATCCAATGACAGTAAGGATAATTCTAATACTGTATTTAAGGGGATATTAGTAGTAGCGGACTTTCACAAAGCGCTTAAAGGTAAGACCTTGATTTTTCCAGACAAGGCGCAGCGCACACTTGGTTCCTGGCTGGGTAAAAAAGTACAAGAGTTTGGATGGAAGGGCTTGGGATTGGTCTATCTGGAAGACCCCGTCTTCGAAGAAGCCTTTGCAGTCTATGCTTCCGACCAGGTAGAAGCCCGTTATATTTTGACCCCTAGCATGATGAACAATTTGCTAACCCTACACAAAAAATACGGCGAAAACCTCTCTTTCTTCTTTACGGATGGCAAGGTGTGTATCGCCATCAAAAACATAGAATCCTTTGAACAAGACCTAAGTTTCCCCATCTTTCCTGATGGCACTTTCCATCATTTTTTTCAACCGATAGAAATAGTTACTGAAATTATTGATATCTTAAACCTCAATACCCGAATCTGGGCTAAATCATAG
- a CDS encoding DUF1801 domain-containing protein — protein MSKIQPFHFDNVDEFLDYLPEQEREIVEYLREIVFDCMPDCTEKLSYNVPYYFRHRRICFIWPSAVPWGKVKLDGVQFGFCNGHLLQDDLGYLEKGSRKQVYSKTFMNIADVDVDLLKVYIFEAAVVDEELRRR, from the coding sequence ATGTCTAAAATACAACCCTTCCATTTTGACAATGTAGATGAATTCCTGGATTACCTGCCTGAGCAGGAACGAGAGATCGTCGAATACCTGAGAGAGATCGTCTTTGATTGTATGCCTGATTGTACTGAAAAACTGTCCTATAATGTACCCTACTATTTTCGGCATCGTCGGATTTGCTTTATTTGGCCCTCGGCAGTGCCTTGGGGAAAGGTGAAATTGGACGGTGTTCAATTTGGCTTTTGTAATGGGCATTTATTGCAGGATGATTTGGGATACCTGGAGAAAGGAAGTCGAAAGCAAGTATATTCCAAGACTTTTATGAACATAGCAGATGTTGATGTAGATTTGTTGAAGGTTTATATTTTTGAGGCAGCAGTGGTGGATGAGGAATTAAGGAGACGATAG
- a CDS encoding LemA family protein, with translation MALFQDFSGNIFIKLKISIKPLKTNMTLVAIIILSILFLSLVIGVSYNSFIHRKNVLQYAYHGLEAMVKKRHDLIPKLVEVVQSSAQFESRLIQQTNELLAYKEIKSLPAAQLAKRENEMAQSITQITNELRQDAAIRQQKSFMHLQKALVETEEQISAARRAYNAAAMEYNNAIEMFPTSLFANLLQYERVDPMELTLLETDYEEAP, from the coding sequence TTGGCCTTATTTCAAGACTTTAGTGGTAATATTTTCATCAAATTGAAGATATCCATTAAACCCTTGAAAACAAATATGACCTTAGTTGCCATTATTATTCTTTCCATTTTATTCCTTTCTCTGGTTATCGGTGTAAGTTATAATAGCTTCATTCATCGGAAGAATGTGCTACAATATGCCTATCATGGCTTGGAAGCTATGGTGAAGAAGAGGCATGATTTAATTCCAAAATTAGTAGAAGTTGTTCAAAGTAGTGCACAATTTGAAAGTCGCTTAATTCAGCAAACCAATGAGCTACTGGCCTATAAGGAAATAAAAAGCCTCCCTGCTGCTCAGTTGGCCAAAAGGGAAAACGAAATGGCTCAATCCATTACCCAGATAACTAACGAATTGAGACAGGATGCTGCTATTAGACAGCAAAAAAGCTTCATGCATTTGCAAAAAGCATTAGTGGAGACAGAGGAACAAATCTCGGCTGCGCGTAGAGCCTACAATGCTGCTGCGATGGAGTATAATAATGCCATTGAAATGTTTCCAACATCTTTGTTTGCCAACTTACTGCAGTATGAGCGGGTAGACCCCATGGAGCTTACCTTGTTGGAAACAGACTACGAAGAAGCACCTTAA